The following DNA comes from bacterium.
TCGGAGCAGGCAATTTCTCGGCTTGGCGAGAAGCTTATCGATGAGGGGATCGTAAGTGCTGAGCAGGTTTCCTCAGCATTGGAGATTCAACGCAAAGAGGGAAACGACCGGCGGCGAATTGGCGAGATTCTTGCCAATGATTTGAAATGCGACCGCGATGCAGTGTTCCGGACAATCGCAAAAATCTACGGGTTTCCCGATATCGATCTATCTGCAGAACCGATTGATGAATACCGGCTGAACTTTGTCCGTAGCTTTCTCGATTCGATTGGTTCCGAATCGGCAAAGCGATTAGCTTCTGCATTGCTCCTCCCCTTCAAAATCGATTATTCAAAAAATGAAGCCGTTGTATTTCTCACGGAAGACCCGACTGATCCAAAACTAAACTTGCTGTTGTTTCAACTCAAGGTTACCCGCTATGAACTGGCTTATGCCCCTCGACGGGACTTGGAACAATTATTCGGGAAAATTCAAACACCGCAAAATGAGTTTCTCCAGTTAATCGAAGAGATTTCAGGCGACTATGCCCCGACCATCGAACAGGAAGAAACCGAAGAAGAGATAACACTTGATCTCGAAACCAATCGCTCAGTGTTAACGAATTTGGTTGAAGGATGTCTGGTGGAGGCGGTGCGGCAGAATGCCAGCGACGTTCACATTTTACCACGTTCCAACAATAAAACCGAGTTCTGGTTTCGGGTCGATGGCAAGCTTCGATTGTGGCACGCTCAGGAAAATTTCAAACCGGAAACGATTTCTGCTATCGTGAAAGACCGAACTCGCAACGTTGACCGTTTTGTGTGGGACAGCTCACAAGACGGTTTTATCCAGCGACAAGTTGACAACGCTACGATACGTTTTCGTGTTAGTATCATGCCAATTGTAGCGCAGGACTATAAACGTAAATTCGAATCAATTGTCATTCGTGTTCTCGACGACCGAAAAGTGATCACCGATTTAACGAAACTGGGATTTCATAAACAGGCCCGCACTGATTTTGTTCGAGCCATCGAGAAACCGCAAGGGATGGTAATCTTGACCGGTCCGACCGGTAGTGGTAAATCGACGACATTGTTGGCAGCACTTTTTCAAGTTATGACTCCGGAAAAGAATGTCCTCACCATCGAAGACCCGGTCGAGTATATGATTCGCGATGCAAGGCAGATTAAACTCTCAAACGCATTGGATTTTGAGGGGGCAATCCGAGGTATTTTGCGCCATGACCCGGATATCGTCATGGTTGGCGAGATGCGCGACAAACTCACTGCGGAGATCGCGATAAAACTTGCAAACACAGGGCACTTGACATTCTCGACACTTCATACGAACGATGCGACGAGTGCGGTTTCGCGATTGTATAAAATGGGCATCGAGCCATTTCTAATTGCAACGGCAATGAATATCATCGTTGCCCAGCGATTGTTACGGACACTTTGCAAAAAGTGTAAGCGTCCGACAACGCAAATCGATCCGGCTCATGCAAAGCTACTGGGGTTTACCGATCAGGAAATTGCGGAATCCACATTTTACGAAGCGGTCGGCTGCGATGAGTGCAACAATGGTTACAAGGGTCGATGTGCAATCCACGAGGCTTTGTTCTTCTCCCGCGATGTCCGACATTTAATATTGAACAGTAAAGCTGATATCGACGAAGAAGGCCTACGTGAGTTAGCAGTATCGGAAGGGATGTACACCCTTCGCGCGAGCGGTCGAGAACGCATTAAAGAAGGTATAACCTCACTGGAAGAGGTCGTTGCGACGACATCGGAGGATTAGATGGCAAGACAATCCGGATATGCATTGGAGAAATTAGGCGAGATTACCAATCTCCCGACTCTTCCGAGTACTCTTCAAGAGATCATTATCAACATCCAAGATCCAAACATCGATTTCCGGACGTTGAAACAAATCATATATCGTGATCCACCGCTTGCCGCTCGAATCCTTCGAATAGCCAATAGCGCTTACTTCGGCCGGCGCGATCCGACTAGTTCGCTTGAAACGGCTTTTTTAATTCTTGGTTTAAATGAAGTCATCGCAATTGTATCCAGCATCGGCGTCGTGAATGCCTTCTCCCATGCTGGCAGTCACTCATTTGACCGAAGAATTCTTTGGAAACACAGCCTCTTAACTGGATTGACATCCCGATACTTTACCCGAAAATTAGAGTTCAGTTCCCGCAC
Coding sequences within:
- a CDS encoding ATPase, T2SS/T4P/T4SS family; translated protein: MMKTGPSFVRSRIDPKSSTSSEQAISRLGEKLIDEGIVSAEQVSSALEIQRKEGNDRRRIGEILANDLKCDRDAVFRTIAKIYGFPDIDLSAEPIDEYRLNFVRSFLDSIGSESAKRLASALLLPFKIDYSKNEAVVFLTEDPTDPKLNLLLFQLKVTRYELAYAPRRDLEQLFGKIQTPQNEFLQLIEEISGDYAPTIEQEETEEEITLDLETNRSVLTNLVEGCLVEAVRQNASDVHILPRSNNKTEFWFRVDGKLRLWHAQENFKPETISAIVKDRTRNVDRFVWDSSQDGFIQRQVDNATIRFRVSIMPIVAQDYKRKFESIVIRVLDDRKVITDLTKLGFHKQARTDFVRAIEKPQGMVILTGPTGSGKSTTLLAALFQVMTPEKNVLTIEDPVEYMIRDARQIKLSNALDFEGAIRGILRHDPDIVMVGEMRDKLTAEIAIKLANTGHLTFSTLHTNDATSAVSRLYKMGIEPFLIATAMNIIVAQRLLRTLCKKCKRPTTQIDPAHAKLLGFTDQEIAESTFYEAVGCDECNNGYKGRCAIHEALFFSRDVRHLILNSKADIDEEGLRELAVSEGMYTLRASGRERIKEGITSLEEVVATTSED